Proteins from a genomic interval of Haemorhous mexicanus isolate bHaeMex1 chromosome Z, bHaeMex1.pri, whole genome shotgun sequence:
- the RUSC2 gene encoding AP-4 complex accessory subunit RUSC2 isoform X2, producing MDSPPKLTGETLIVHHIPLVHCQVPDRQCCSVSKRTNPFCQPELSITRTAALPDRDLSQTDSLVYSSFLQTSETSAEGSDHKERKARDLIVPSVSKRHNPFLLSEDEDLSIFGDDLGQKSFHLHNSLVDGKPPFNLQDLALPPFHLHDSNHIVKSWNMASRSGVVDGQEDKLGSDDIQKRNNANRCHQASERMELDECSCHRGSSSNFSFDSGDQEWNQNMGEPLRNQDALHRTCSCSSSEIQHCRCYSSSSQSEVIDQQMGYISDSSCNSSDGVLVNFSALYNKMNGQPQSNLNSANLSCDSSFCSHSDTGAFYLDLHSSPTESKMSCESHNPESSGKVCGCQHSSSPVLDANCNSYHLHCEPCTSESSDLTACFQSQARLVVATQNYYKLVTCDLSSQSSPSPAGSSITSCSEDQTKGSPAQPTEYYLFRRPDLRQEGNVECSEEEPKGESSQNMIEGQVYVNVSPPNLNTSRQRSRSYDQNLDRSPSSRLGSLERMVSCPVKLSESPAIPIQSSPPKRVTSFAELAKGRKKNGTSPPHRSSGDSSLEFSPIPETQRDCPTFLDERARRSQSLPPMPFIHGLNRSCEGFCLNHAFGDSQALCSTKDSISSEKAPSGHGAGEQASLSLLTEADASFSGGSASGHGQKDVRARADGGGTDSKPVVRYSKDQRPTTLPIQPFVFQHHFSKPPKARALHSHFASSLSQLYSLSSNRPASQQISTSQSSALATSAEQAAVAGSQAHGTLVTQQRSADGAASRGDGGIKKPGPETTRPSPLGSYSPVRCNVPFFQSVDSSSSPTSERAEDSQPPRSRSCPISANLLPTRSSPAVSTMQPSKATKADTLRQKENPKLIPKKEAPLEPSPPLSEYRLHSGSLPPLSVGGMSMSRVGGHADSHWRSGSETSSSGPLSSMGIRPVNANHLSPQALKWREYRRRNPLGLDCVSGLPSLAGSLDRRQQEPRLNRGNPIFELPGALSTSHFYCKLNGQSMRQLQLTYNDFFPDYFSLAEKPPAEFCLSPDGNTESISIDLLQKKGLVKAINTAVDLIVAHFGTSRDPGVKAKLGNSSVSPNVGHLILKYLCPAVRDILSDGLKAYVLDMIIGQRRNIPWSVVEASTQLGPSTKLLHSLYSKISQYTELTNHTMRFNAFIFGLLNIRSLEFWFNHLYNHEDIILAHYQPVGFLCLSHSVCQPLFEELLLLLQPLSLLPFNLDLLFEHHLMQMGKEQQQQKELLRVKQDLLLSVHSTLQLMRTRGSSEDPDGCSTAPETCQGGARDGDISPGHSPQQAVSEKRVKGVGASCGEGDREEEQSKMRESTWEGKKDKQAGWWYQLMQTSQIYIESSAEGSKFIRSEKKKAALNPAPRSVETHKAPPPREGVVEGAEACPIAEGTLEERPKAASKPSPEAVEEPLEKPQQVVVGEEVKERSWPFWMGSPPDSVLTELKRSKEKEAQQRVGAAAAPQEDSSTSASEGSQPIKWGHLFGSRKVQKEPRQPNRLPSGWLSLDKSVFQLVAQTVGGSMWREAAPAPDPPHPEPPEAPAVAQPVRGMSPHPACEVKALCHHIATEAGQLSFNKGDILQVISKVDGDWLQCSLGSEKGLVPIMYVTHPEDEDY from the exons ATGGATAGTCCACCCAAACTGACTGGTGAGACGCTGATTGTCCATCACATTCCCCTGGTGCATTGCCAGGTCCCCGATAGACAGTGCTGCTCCGTGAGCAAAAGGACCAACCCCTTctgccagccagagctcagCATTACACGGACTGCTGCCCTTCCAGACAGAGACCTCTCACAGACTGACTCCTTGGTGTACAGCAGCTTTCTCCAGACCTCTGAAACCTCAGCAGAGGGCTCAGatcacaaagaaagaaaagcaagggaTCTGATTGTCCCTAGTGTCAGTAAGCGACACAACCCTTTCCTGCTGAGTGAGGATGAAGACCTCAGTATTTTTGGGGATGACTTGGGTCAAAAATCTTTCCACCTTCACAACTCACTCGTTGATGGCAAGCCTCCCTTCAATCTGCAGGATCTGGCCTTGCCCCCTTTCCACCTCCACGACTCTAACCACATTGTGAAATCCTGGAACATGGCCAGCCGGTCTGGTGTGGTGGACGGGCAAGAGGACAAACTCGGCAGTGACGACATCCAGAAGAGGAACAATGCAAACAGGTGCCATCAGGCCTCAGAACGCATGGAGCTGGATGAATGCAGCTGCCATCGTGGCAGCTCCTCCAACTTCTCCTTCGACAGTGGTGACCAGGAGTGGAACCAGAACATGGGTGAACCGCTGAGGAATCAGGatgccctgcacaggacatgcAGTTGTTCCAGCTCAGAGATCCAGCACTGTCGCTGCTACAGTTCATCAAGTCAGTCTGAAGTTATTGACCAACAGATGGGCTACATCAGTGACTCTTCTTGCAACAGTTCTGATGGGGTCCTGGTGAACTTCAGTGCTCTCTACAACAAAATGAATGGTCAGCCTCAATCCAATCTGAATTCAGCTAACCTGTCCTGTGACTCTTCCTTCTGCAGCCACTCAGACACAGGAGCTTTTTACCTGGATTTACACTCATCACCCACTGAATCCAAGATGTCTTGCGAGTCACATAACCCAGAAAGTTCGGGGAAGGTATGTGGGTGTCAACACTCCTCCTCACCTGTCCTTGATGCTAACTGCAATTCCTACCACCTCCACTGTGAGCCTTGCACATCGGAGAGCTCAGACCTCACTGCCTGCTTCCAGAGCCAAGCACGGCTTGTTGTGGCTACTCAGAATTACTATAAGTTAGTCACATGTGACTTGTCTTCCCAgtcatcccccagccctgcggGATCTTCCATAACTAGCTGCTCAGAAGACCAGACCAAGGgtagcccagcccagcccacagaATACTATCTGTTCAGAAGGCCAGATCTAAGACAAGAAGGCAATGTAGAGTGCAGTGAAGAGGAGCCAAAGGGAGAATCCAGCCAGAACATGATTGAGGGTCAGGTCTATGTCAATGTGTCACCACCGAACCTCAACACAAGCCGGCAGCGCTCCAGGAGCTACGATCAGAACCTGGACAGGAGTCctagcagcaggctgggctcctTGGAGCGCATGGTGAGCTGCCCAGTCAAGCTGAGTGAAAGTCCAGCAATACCCATTCAGAGCTCTCCCCCCAAGAGGGTGACATCGTTTGCTGAACTAGCTAAAGGACGGAAAAAGAACGGCACCTCCCCACCGCACCGCTCCAGTGGTGATTCTTCCCTGGAGTTCTCTCCTATCCCTGAGACCCAGCGGGACTGCCCAACCTTCCTTGATGAAAGAGCTCGGCGCAGCCAGAGTCTTCCACCCATGCCCTTCATCCATGGCCTGAACCGGAGCTGCGAGGGCTTCTGTTTGAATCATGCTtttggggacagccaggcttTGTGTTCCACCAAAGACTCCATCTCCAGTGAGAAGGCCCCCAGTGGGCATGGGGCAGGTGAGCAagcctctctctccctgctgacGGAGGCAGATGCCAGCTTCTCGGGTGGCTCTGCCAGTGGCCACGGACAAAAAGATGTTAGAGCCCGAGCAGACG GTGGTGGCACAGATAGCAAGCCTGTGGTACGCTACAGCAAGGACCAGCGTCCCACAACTCTGCCCATCCAGCCCTTTGTTTTTCAGCACCATTTCAGCAAGCCACCCAAGGCACGTGCCCTGCACAGTCATTTTgcctccagcctttcccagctctaCAGCTTGTCCAGCAACCGGCCTGCCAGCCAGCAGATCTCCACTTCCCAGTCCTCAGCCTTGGCCACCTCGGCAGAGCAGGCAGCGGTGGCGGGGAGCCAAGCCCATGGCACGCTCGTGACCCAGCAGCGCTCAGCAGACGGAGCTGCCTCGCGTGGTGATGGGGGCATCAAGAAGCCTGGCCCCGAAACAACCCGTCCATCCCCGCTGGGCAGTTACTCCCCCGTGCGATGCAACGTGCCTTTCTTCCAAAGCGTGGACTCCTCTTCCTCACCCACCTCTGAGAGAGCTGAAGACAGCCAGCCCCCCAGAAGCAGGTCCTGCCCCATCTCTGCTAACCTGCTTCCCACGAGGTCGTCTCCTGCTGTCAGTACCATGCAGCCCTCCAAAGCCACCAAAGCTGACACACTGAGGCAAAAGGAGAACCCCAAGCTGATTCCCAAGAAGGAGGCCCCGCTTGAGCCAAGCCCACCACTCTCTGAATACCGACTCCACAGTGggtccctcccacccctctCAGTGGGTGGCATGTCCATGAGCAGAGTAGGAGGCCATGCAGACTCACACTGGAGAAGTGGCAGTGAGACCAGCAGCTCTGGTCCCCTGAGCAGCATGGGAATACGGCCTGTCAATG CGAACCACCTCTCCCCCCAAGCGCTGAAGTGGCGGGAGTACAGGCGGAGGAACCCCCTGGGTCTGGACTGCGTTTCAGGGCTGCCCAGCTTAGCGGGCAGCCTGGACAGGAGGCAGCAAGAGCCTCGGCTGAACCGGGGCAACCCCATCTTTGAGCTCCCTGGCGCTCTCAGCACCAGCCATTTCTACTGCAAGCTGAACG GGCAGTCTATGAGGCAACTCCAGCTTACCTACAATGACTTCTTCCCTGACTACTTCTCGCTAGCGGAAAAACCTCCTGCTGAGTTCTGCCTCTCCCCAGATGGCAACACAGAGTCCATCTCCATTGACTTGCTGCAGAAGAAGG GTCTTGTGAAGGCTATCAACACTGCTGTTGACCTGATTGTGGCTCACTTTGGAAccagcagggatccaggggtgAAG GCCAAACTTGGGAACAGCTCTGTGAGCCCCAATGTGGGGCATCTCATCCTGAAATacctgtgcccagctgtccGGGACATTCTAAGTGATGGGCTCAAGGCTTACGTCCTGGACATGATCATTGGCCAGAGGAGGAACATCCCCTGGAGCGTGGTGGAGGCATCCACCCAGCTTG GGCCCTCTACAAAGTTGCTGCACAGCCTCTACAGCAAGATCAGCCAGTACACAGAGCTCACCAACCACACCATGCGGTTCAATGCGTTCATCTTTGGCCTCCTCAA TATCCGGTCCTTGGAGTTCTGGTTCAACCACCTTTACAACCATGAAG ACATCATCCTGGCACACTATCAACCAGTGGGCTTCTTGTGCCTGTCTCACAGTGTGTGCCAACCTCTTTTTGAGGAGCTCCTGCTCCTACTCcagcctctctccctgctgcccttcaaCCTAGACCTCCTCTTCGAGCACCACCTGATGCAAATgggcaaagagcagcagcagcaaaaggagcTGCTGCGTGTGAAGCAGGacctgctgctttctgtgcaCTCCACCCTGCAGCTGATGCGGACCCGGGGCAGCAGTGAGGATCCTGATGGCTGCAGCACCGCCCCTGAAACATGCCAAGGCGGTGCCAGAGATGGTGACATCtcaccagggcacagcccacAGCAAGCTGTGAGTGAGAAGAGGGTCAAGGGAGTGGGGGCCTCCTGCGGAGAAGGTGAcagggaggaagagcagagcaAGATGCGAGAGAGCACGTGGGAGGGGAAGAAGGACAAGCAGGCAGGCTGGTGGTACCAGCTCATGCAGACCTCTCAGATTTACATTGAGAGCTCAGCTGAAGGCTCAAAGTTCATCCGCTCTGAGAAGAAGAAAGCAGCTTTGAATCCTGCACCCAGATCAGTGGAGACCCACAAAGCACCACCTCCCCGAGAAGGAGTGGTGGAGGGTGCAGAGGCTTGTCCCATTGCTGAGGGCACCTTGGAGGAGAGGCCCAAGGCAGCCAGCAAGCCAAGTCCTGAAGCTGTGGAAGAGCCCTTGGAAAAGCCCCAGCAGGTAGTGGTCGGCGAAGAGGTGAAGGAACGGAGCTGGCCCTTCTGGATGGGCAGCCCCCCAGACTCTGTGCTAACAGAGCTAAAGCGCAGCAAGGAGAAGGAGGCTCAGCAAAGAgtaggagcagcagcagccccccaagaggacagcagcaccagtgcaTCAGAGGGCAGCCAGCCCATCAAGTGGGGACACTTGTTTGGGTCCAGGAAAGTACAAAAAGAGCCCAGACAACCAAACAG GTTGCCCTCCGGCTGGCTGAGCTTGGACAAGTCCGTCTTCCAGCTGGTGGCCCAGACAGTTGGGGGTAGCATGTGGCGTGAAGCAGCCCCCGCGCCAGACCCTCCCCATCCAGAACCACCTGAGGCACCTGCTGTGGCACAACCAGTCCGGGGGATGTCTCCTCACCCTGCCTG TGAGGTGAAAGCTCTTTGCCATCACATTGCCACTGAGGCAGGACAACTGAGCTTCAACAAAGGGGATATTCTGCAGGTCATCTCCAAGGTGGATGGTGACTGGCTGCAGTGCAGCCTTGGCTCCGAGAAGGGACTGGTGCCCATCATGTACGTCACCCACCCTGAGGACGAGGACTATTGA
- the RUSC2 gene encoding AP-4 complex accessory subunit RUSC2 isoform X4: MDSPPKLTGETLIVHHIPLVHCQVPDRQCCSVSKRTNPFCQPELSITRTAALPDRDLSQTDSLVYSSFLQTSETSAEGSDHKERKARDLIVPSVSKRHNPFLLSEDEDLSIFGDDLGQKSFHLHNSLVDGKPPFNLQDLALPPFHLHDSNHIVKSWNMASRSGVVDGQEDKLGSDDIQKRNNANRCHQASERMELDECSCHRGSSSNFSFDSGDQEWNQNMGEPLRNQDALHRTCSCSSSEIQHCRCYSSSSQSEVIDQQMGYISDSSCNSSDGVLVNFSALYNKMNGQPQSNLNSANLSCDSSFCSHSDTGAFYLDLHSSPTESKMSCESHNPESSGKVCGCQHSSSPVLDANCNSYHLHCEPCTSESSDLTACFQSQARLVVATQNYYKLVTCDLSSQSSPSPAGSSITSCSEDQTKGSPAQPTEYYLFRRPDLRQEGNVECSEEEPKGESSQNMIEGQVYVNVSPPNLNTSRQRSRSYDQNLDRSPSSRLGSLERMVSCPVKLSESPAIPIQSSPPKRVTSFAELAKGRKKNGTSPPHRSSGDSSLEFSPIPETQRDCPTFLDERARRSQSLPPMPFIHGLNRSCEGFCLNHAFGDSQALCSTKDSISSEKAPSGHGAGEQASLSLLTEADASFSGGSASGHGQKDVRARADGGGTDSKPVVRYSKDQRPTTLPIQPFVFQHHFSKPPKARALHSHFASSLSQLYSLSSNRPASQQISTSQSSALATSAEQAAVAGSQAHGTLVTQQRSADGAASRGDGGIKKPGPETTRPSPLGSYSPVRCNVPFFQSVDSSSSPTSERAEDSQPPRSRSCPISANLLPTRSSPAVSTMQPSKATKADTLRQKENPKLIPKKEAPLEPSPPLSEYRLHSGSLPPLSVGGMSMSRVGGHADSHWRSGSETSSSGPLSSMGIRPVNGQSMRQLQLTYNDFFPDYFSLAEKPPAEFCLSPDGNTESISIDLLQKKGLVKAINTAVDLIVAHFGTSRDPGVKAKLGNSSVSPNVGHLILKYLCPAVRDILSDGLKAYVLDMIIGQRRNIPWSVVEASTQLGPSTKLLHSLYSKISQYTELTNHTMRFNAFIFGLLNIRSLEFWFNHLYNHEDIILAHYQPVGFLCLSHSVCQPLFEELLLLLQPLSLLPFNLDLLFEHHLMQMGKEQQQQKELLRVKQDLLLSVHSTLQLMRTRGSSEDPDGCSTAPETCQGGARDGDISPGHSPQQAVSEKRVKGVGASCGEGDREEEQSKMRESTWEGKKDKQAGWWYQLMQTSQIYIESSAEGSKFIRSEKKKAALNPAPRSVETHKAPPPREGVVEGAEACPIAEGTLEERPKAASKPSPEAVEEPLEKPQQVVVGEEVKERSWPFWMGSPPDSVLTELKRSKEKEAQQRVGAAAAPQEDSSTSASEGSQPIKWGHLFGSRKVQKEPRQPNRLPSGWLSLDKSVFQLVAQTVGGSMWREAAPAPDPPHPEPPEAPAVAQPVRGMSPHPACSEVKALCHHIATEAGQLSFNKGDILQVISKVDGDWLQCSLGSEKGLVPIMYVTHPEDEDY, from the exons ATGGATAGTCCACCCAAACTGACTGGTGAGACGCTGATTGTCCATCACATTCCCCTGGTGCATTGCCAGGTCCCCGATAGACAGTGCTGCTCCGTGAGCAAAAGGACCAACCCCTTctgccagccagagctcagCATTACACGGACTGCTGCCCTTCCAGACAGAGACCTCTCACAGACTGACTCCTTGGTGTACAGCAGCTTTCTCCAGACCTCTGAAACCTCAGCAGAGGGCTCAGatcacaaagaaagaaaagcaagggaTCTGATTGTCCCTAGTGTCAGTAAGCGACACAACCCTTTCCTGCTGAGTGAGGATGAAGACCTCAGTATTTTTGGGGATGACTTGGGTCAAAAATCTTTCCACCTTCACAACTCACTCGTTGATGGCAAGCCTCCCTTCAATCTGCAGGATCTGGCCTTGCCCCCTTTCCACCTCCACGACTCTAACCACATTGTGAAATCCTGGAACATGGCCAGCCGGTCTGGTGTGGTGGACGGGCAAGAGGACAAACTCGGCAGTGACGACATCCAGAAGAGGAACAATGCAAACAGGTGCCATCAGGCCTCAGAACGCATGGAGCTGGATGAATGCAGCTGCCATCGTGGCAGCTCCTCCAACTTCTCCTTCGACAGTGGTGACCAGGAGTGGAACCAGAACATGGGTGAACCGCTGAGGAATCAGGatgccctgcacaggacatgcAGTTGTTCCAGCTCAGAGATCCAGCACTGTCGCTGCTACAGTTCATCAAGTCAGTCTGAAGTTATTGACCAACAGATGGGCTACATCAGTGACTCTTCTTGCAACAGTTCTGATGGGGTCCTGGTGAACTTCAGTGCTCTCTACAACAAAATGAATGGTCAGCCTCAATCCAATCTGAATTCAGCTAACCTGTCCTGTGACTCTTCCTTCTGCAGCCACTCAGACACAGGAGCTTTTTACCTGGATTTACACTCATCACCCACTGAATCCAAGATGTCTTGCGAGTCACATAACCCAGAAAGTTCGGGGAAGGTATGTGGGTGTCAACACTCCTCCTCACCTGTCCTTGATGCTAACTGCAATTCCTACCACCTCCACTGTGAGCCTTGCACATCGGAGAGCTCAGACCTCACTGCCTGCTTCCAGAGCCAAGCACGGCTTGTTGTGGCTACTCAGAATTACTATAAGTTAGTCACATGTGACTTGTCTTCCCAgtcatcccccagccctgcggGATCTTCCATAACTAGCTGCTCAGAAGACCAGACCAAGGgtagcccagcccagcccacagaATACTATCTGTTCAGAAGGCCAGATCTAAGACAAGAAGGCAATGTAGAGTGCAGTGAAGAGGAGCCAAAGGGAGAATCCAGCCAGAACATGATTGAGGGTCAGGTCTATGTCAATGTGTCACCACCGAACCTCAACACAAGCCGGCAGCGCTCCAGGAGCTACGATCAGAACCTGGACAGGAGTCctagcagcaggctgggctcctTGGAGCGCATGGTGAGCTGCCCAGTCAAGCTGAGTGAAAGTCCAGCAATACCCATTCAGAGCTCTCCCCCCAAGAGGGTGACATCGTTTGCTGAACTAGCTAAAGGACGGAAAAAGAACGGCACCTCCCCACCGCACCGCTCCAGTGGTGATTCTTCCCTGGAGTTCTCTCCTATCCCTGAGACCCAGCGGGACTGCCCAACCTTCCTTGATGAAAGAGCTCGGCGCAGCCAGAGTCTTCCACCCATGCCCTTCATCCATGGCCTGAACCGGAGCTGCGAGGGCTTCTGTTTGAATCATGCTtttggggacagccaggcttTGTGTTCCACCAAAGACTCCATCTCCAGTGAGAAGGCCCCCAGTGGGCATGGGGCAGGTGAGCAagcctctctctccctgctgacGGAGGCAGATGCCAGCTTCTCGGGTGGCTCTGCCAGTGGCCACGGACAAAAAGATGTTAGAGCCCGAGCAGACG GTGGTGGCACAGATAGCAAGCCTGTGGTACGCTACAGCAAGGACCAGCGTCCCACAACTCTGCCCATCCAGCCCTTTGTTTTTCAGCACCATTTCAGCAAGCCACCCAAGGCACGTGCCCTGCACAGTCATTTTgcctccagcctttcccagctctaCAGCTTGTCCAGCAACCGGCCTGCCAGCCAGCAGATCTCCACTTCCCAGTCCTCAGCCTTGGCCACCTCGGCAGAGCAGGCAGCGGTGGCGGGGAGCCAAGCCCATGGCACGCTCGTGACCCAGCAGCGCTCAGCAGACGGAGCTGCCTCGCGTGGTGATGGGGGCATCAAGAAGCCTGGCCCCGAAACAACCCGTCCATCCCCGCTGGGCAGTTACTCCCCCGTGCGATGCAACGTGCCTTTCTTCCAAAGCGTGGACTCCTCTTCCTCACCCACCTCTGAGAGAGCTGAAGACAGCCAGCCCCCCAGAAGCAGGTCCTGCCCCATCTCTGCTAACCTGCTTCCCACGAGGTCGTCTCCTGCTGTCAGTACCATGCAGCCCTCCAAAGCCACCAAAGCTGACACACTGAGGCAAAAGGAGAACCCCAAGCTGATTCCCAAGAAGGAGGCCCCGCTTGAGCCAAGCCCACCACTCTCTGAATACCGACTCCACAGTGggtccctcccacccctctCAGTGGGTGGCATGTCCATGAGCAGAGTAGGAGGCCATGCAGACTCACACTGGAGAAGTGGCAGTGAGACCAGCAGCTCTGGTCCCCTGAGCAGCATGGGAATACGGCCTGTCAATG GGCAGTCTATGAGGCAACTCCAGCTTACCTACAATGACTTCTTCCCTGACTACTTCTCGCTAGCGGAAAAACCTCCTGCTGAGTTCTGCCTCTCCCCAGATGGCAACACAGAGTCCATCTCCATTGACTTGCTGCAGAAGAAGG GTCTTGTGAAGGCTATCAACACTGCTGTTGACCTGATTGTGGCTCACTTTGGAAccagcagggatccaggggtgAAG GCCAAACTTGGGAACAGCTCTGTGAGCCCCAATGTGGGGCATCTCATCCTGAAATacctgtgcccagctgtccGGGACATTCTAAGTGATGGGCTCAAGGCTTACGTCCTGGACATGATCATTGGCCAGAGGAGGAACATCCCCTGGAGCGTGGTGGAGGCATCCACCCAGCTTG GGCCCTCTACAAAGTTGCTGCACAGCCTCTACAGCAAGATCAGCCAGTACACAGAGCTCACCAACCACACCATGCGGTTCAATGCGTTCATCTTTGGCCTCCTCAA TATCCGGTCCTTGGAGTTCTGGTTCAACCACCTTTACAACCATGAAG ACATCATCCTGGCACACTATCAACCAGTGGGCTTCTTGTGCCTGTCTCACAGTGTGTGCCAACCTCTTTTTGAGGAGCTCCTGCTCCTACTCcagcctctctccctgctgcccttcaaCCTAGACCTCCTCTTCGAGCACCACCTGATGCAAATgggcaaagagcagcagcagcaaaaggagcTGCTGCGTGTGAAGCAGGacctgctgctttctgtgcaCTCCACCCTGCAGCTGATGCGGACCCGGGGCAGCAGTGAGGATCCTGATGGCTGCAGCACCGCCCCTGAAACATGCCAAGGCGGTGCCAGAGATGGTGACATCtcaccagggcacagcccacAGCAAGCTGTGAGTGAGAAGAGGGTCAAGGGAGTGGGGGCCTCCTGCGGAGAAGGTGAcagggaggaagagcagagcaAGATGCGAGAGAGCACGTGGGAGGGGAAGAAGGACAAGCAGGCAGGCTGGTGGTACCAGCTCATGCAGACCTCTCAGATTTACATTGAGAGCTCAGCTGAAGGCTCAAAGTTCATCCGCTCTGAGAAGAAGAAAGCAGCTTTGAATCCTGCACCCAGATCAGTGGAGACCCACAAAGCACCACCTCCCCGAGAAGGAGTGGTGGAGGGTGCAGAGGCTTGTCCCATTGCTGAGGGCACCTTGGAGGAGAGGCCCAAGGCAGCCAGCAAGCCAAGTCCTGAAGCTGTGGAAGAGCCCTTGGAAAAGCCCCAGCAGGTAGTGGTCGGCGAAGAGGTGAAGGAACGGAGCTGGCCCTTCTGGATGGGCAGCCCCCCAGACTCTGTGCTAACAGAGCTAAAGCGCAGCAAGGAGAAGGAGGCTCAGCAAAGAgtaggagcagcagcagccccccaagaggacagcagcaccagtgcaTCAGAGGGCAGCCAGCCCATCAAGTGGGGACACTTGTTTGGGTCCAGGAAAGTACAAAAAGAGCCCAGACAACCAAACAG GTTGCCCTCCGGCTGGCTGAGCTTGGACAAGTCCGTCTTCCAGCTGGTGGCCCAGACAGTTGGGGGTAGCATGTGGCGTGAAGCAGCCCCCGCGCCAGACCCTCCCCATCCAGAACCACCTGAGGCACCTGCTGTGGCACAACCAGTCCGGGGGATGTCTCCTCACCCTGCCTG cAGTGAGGTGAAAGCTCTTTGCCATCACATTGCCACTGAGGCAGGACAACTGAGCTTCAACAAAGGGGATATTCTGCAGGTCATCTCCAAGGTGGATGGTGACTGGCTGCAGTGCAGCCTTGGCTCCGAGAAGGGACTGGTGCCCATCATGTACGTCACCCACCCTGAGGACGAGGACTATTGA